In a single window of the Drosophila miranda strain MSH22 chromosome XL, D.miranda_PacBio2.1, whole genome shotgun sequence genome:
- the LOC108162367 gene encoding T-complex protein 1 subunit zeta-like, which produces MASISLLNPKAEFARAAQALSINISAAKGLQDVMRTNLGPKGTVKMLVSGAGDIKITKDGNVLLHEMQIQHPTSSMIARASTAQDDSTGDGTTTTVMLIGELLKQADIYLSEGLHPRIMAEGFEKARDKSLEVLDKVKVPVQINKKNLVEIANTSLKTKVHPALADLLTEVCVEAVLTIANDKKPVDLHMVELMEMQHKTDTDTQLVRGLVMDHGARHPDMPKRLENVYILTANVSLEYEKAEVNSGFFYKTAEEREAFVRAEREFIDQRVKKVIELKRSVCDGTDKTFVLINQKGIDPISLDALAKEGILALRRAKRRNMERLALACGGTAMNSFDDLQEEHLGYAGVVYEHVLGENKYTFVEDCKNPLSVTILIKGPNKHTITQIKDAIRDGLRAINNTIADKVLVPGAGAFEVRAYNELVAYKDTIKGKARLAVQAFADALLVIPKTLAVNSGYDAQDTIVKLTVEDRLHPDLVGLDLATGEPMKPVDMGVYDNYIVKKQILNSCSIIASNLLLVDEVMRAGMTSLKG; this is translated from the exons ATGGCTTCGATCAGTTTGCTGAATCCCAAGGCCGAGTTCGCCCGTGCCGCTCAGGCTCTGTCCATCAACATCAGTGCCGCCAAAGGTCTGCAGGATGTGATGCGCACCAACCTGGGTCCCAAGGGAACAGTAAAAAT GTTGGTTTCTGGAGCCGGGGATATTAAAATAACCAAGGATGGCAATGTCCTGCTTCATGAAATGCAGATCCAGCATCCAACTTCTTCGATGATTGCCAGGGCCAGCACGGCCCAGGATGATTCCACTGGAGATGGCACCACCACTACAGTGATGCTGATTGGAGAGCTTCTCAAGCAGGCAGATATCTACTTGTCGGAGGGTCTGCATCCCCGCATCATGGCCGAGGGATTTGAGAAGGCCCGCGACAAGTCGCTGGAGGTCCTCGACAAGGTCAAAGTGCCCGTGCAAATCAACAAGAAGAATTTAGTGGAGATCGCAAACACCAGTCTGAAGACCAAAGTGCATCCCGCTCTGGCCGATTTGCTCACTGAGGTGTGTGTGGAAGCTGTTCTGACCATAGCTAACGATAAGAAGCCTGTTGATCTGCACATGGTTGAGCTGATGGAAATGCAGCACAAAACTGACACGGACACGCAGCTGGTGCGTGGACTGGTCATGGACCATGGCGCTCGCCATCCGGACATGCCCAAGCGGTTGGAGAATGTCTACATTCTCACCGCCAATGTCTCCCTGGAGTACGAGAAGGCTGAGGTCAATTCGGGATTCTTCTACAAGACGGCCGAGGAGCGGGAGGCGTTCGTCCGTGCGGAACGTGAATTTATAGATCAGCGTGTGAAGAAGGTGATTGAACTGAAACGGTCGGTGTGCGATGGCACAGACAAGACTTTCGTGTTGATCAACCAGAAGGGAATAGATCCTATTTCCTTAGATGCCCTTGCCAAGGAGGGAATTCTGGCTCTTCGTCGCGCCAAACGCCGTAATATGGAGCGCTTGGCTCTGGCTTGCGGCGGTACCGCCATGAACTCCTTTGACGATCTTCAAGAGGAGCATCTCGGCTACGCTGGTGTAGTTTACGAGCATGTCCTGGGTGAGAACAAGTACACATTTGTGGAAGACTGCAAAAATCCGCTTTCGGTCACCATTTTGATCAAGGGACCTAATAAGCACACCATTACTCAGATCAAGGATGCCATCCGTGATGGCCTGAGAGCcatcaacaacacaattgccGACAAAGTTCTAGTACCTGGCGCTGGCGCTTTCGAAGTGCGTGCCTACAACGAGCTGGTGGCATACAAAGACACCATCAAGGGCAAGGCGCGTCTGGCAGTGCAGGCCTTTGCTGATGCTCTGCTGGTGATACCCAAAACGCTAGCCGTTAACAGTGGATACGACGCCCAGGACACTATCGTGAAGCTTACCGTCGAGGATCGCTTGCACCCGGACTTGGTTGGGCTCGATCTGGCCACCGGTGAGCCCATGAAGCCCGTCGATATGGGTGTCTACGACAACTACATCGTCAAAAAGCAGATACTCAACTCCTGCTCCATAATTGCCAGCAATCTGCTGCTCGTCGACGAGGTAATGCGTGCGGGCATGACCAGCCTCAAGGGCTAA
- the LOC108162375 gene encoding phosphatidylinositol 4,5-bisphosphate 5-phosphatase A, with product MSHNEDRSSECSAERTNDAEAAAAGNPRQQLGTYRVYVVTWNVGSRFPDNISLRQLLSLDDASDAAISEKHLPDIYAIGLQEVNAQPQQQVLSLFKEDPWTHKAKELLRSYNYVSVKSEQMQGLLLTMFVRRPHVEHLHDIEAEFTRTGFGGIWGNKGAVSVRFTMYGCGLAFVVAHLAAHDHQLDERIDDYKQILENHHYHVKHYREIYDHDYVFWFGDLNFRLQGNDSSTEVREALRDESQHETLIKRDQLLHVREHTQQAFQVMHERMPAFPPTFKYKEGTSEYDLKRRPAWTDRIMYAVQPSNRQRGMQLAIEQCSYKSHPVYNISDHKPVTSDFTIKMYPNVRAPGVNFSPISLWSIGDENTVEYHKQAEFEEGPHDWIGIYPMDYASLAHYSAYEYVNQAESPTSSDSNNEREYFDTPAPHRRGRHHHRNRQRLRRQQETNGEQVRIDFADDVELRHGEQYLLIYFRSTGSRGVTSLSGISNVFVAEKRRGSPYRTEYNVD from the coding sequence ATGAGCCACAATGAAGACCGCAGCTCCGAGTGCAGTGCCGAGAGAACAAACGACGCCgaggcggctgctgctggcaacCCACGCCAACAGCTGGGAACCTATCGCGTTTATGTGGTCACTTGGAATGTAGGCAGTCGCTTTCCGGACAACATATCACTGCGCCAACTGCTCAGCTTGGATGATGCAAGCGATGCTGCAATCTCGGAAAAGCACTTGCCGGACATATATGCCATTGGACTGCAGGAGGTAAAtgcacagccacagcaacaggtTTTAAGCTTGTTTAAGGAGGATCCGTGGACGCACAAGGCAAAGGAGCTTCTGCGCAGCTACAACTATGTGTCGGTGAAGTCAGAGCAAATGCAGGGCCTGCTGCTGACCATGTTTGTGCGGCGCCCTCACGTGGAGCACCTGCATGACATCGAGGCTGAGTTCACGCGTACTGGATTTGGCGGCATTTGGGGTAACAAGGGCGCGGTGAGTGTTCGTTTCACAATGTATGGATGTGGACTGGCCTTCGTGGTGGCCCACTTGGCTGCCCACGACCATCAACTAGATGAACGGATCGATGATTACAAACAAATACTGGAGAATCACCATTATCACGTGAAACACTATCGTGAGATATACGACCACGATTATGTCTTTTGGTTCGGTGATCTCAACTTTCGGCTACAGGGCAACGACTCCTCAACAGAGGTTAGGGAGGCTCTGCGCGATGAAAGCCAGCACGAGACTCTTATAAAGCGGGATCAGCTGTTGCATGTTCGGGAACACACACAGCAAGCTTTCCAAGTGATGCACGAACGAATGCCTGCATTTCCACCCACGTTTAAGTACAAGGAAGGCACCTCCGAGTACGATTTGAAGCGTCGTCCCGCCTGGACGGATCGCATCATGTACGCCGTGCAGCCGTCGAACCGTCAACGTGGCATGCAGCTGGCCATCGAACAGTGCTCGTACAAATCCCACCCAGTCTACAACATCAGCGACCACAAGCCGGTCACAAGTGATTTTACAATCAAGATGTATCCGAATGTTCGTGCCCCAGGTGTGAATTTCTCCCCGATTTCGTTGTGGAGCATTGGTGATGAGAACACCGTGGAGTACCACAAGCAGGCGGAGTTCGAAGAAGGTCCCCATGACTGGATAGGCATATACCCCATGGACTATGCCAGCTTGGCGCACTACTCTGCCTATGAGTACGTCAACCAGGCTGAGTCGCCAACTTCATCGGACTCGAACAACGAGCGCGAATACTTCGATACGCCTGCCCCGCATCGGCGTGGCCGCCACCATCACCGGAATCGCCAGCGTCTGCGGCGCCAGCAAGAGACGAACGGAGAGCAAGTGCGCATCGACTTTGCCGACGACGTGGAGCTACGGCATGGTGAGCAGTACCTGCTCATCTACTTCCGCAGCACAGGATCGCGGGGTGTGACCAGCCTGTCGGGGATCAGCAACGTGTTCGTGGCTGAGAAACGACGCGGTTCGCCTTATCGGACTGAGTACAATGTTGACTAG
- the LOC108164875 gene encoding ubiquitin-conjugating enzyme E2 G2 encodes MAGSALRRLMAEYKQLTLDPPEGIVAGPVSEDNFFEWEALIAGPEGTCFEGGVFPARLVFPPDYPLSPPKMKFTCDMFHPNIFADGRVCISILHAPGDDPLGYELSAERWSPVQSVEKILLSVVSMLAEPNDESGANVDAAIMWRERREEFNSIARRLVRKTLGLAT; translated from the exons ATGGCTGGATCCGCACTTCGTCGCCTTATGGCGGAATACAAAC AGTTAACGCTGGACCCACCGGAAGGAATCGTAGCTGGTCCCGTTAGTGAAGACAACTTCTTCGAATGGGAGGCGTTAATTGC TGGACCCGAGGGCACTTGCTTCGAGGGAGGCGTATTTCCCGCACGACTCGTTTTTCCACCCGACTACCCACTGAGTCCGCCAAAAATGAAATTCACTTGTGATATGTTCCATCCAAACATCTTTGCTGATGGCCGCGTTTGCATATCAATATTACATGCGCCCGGCGACGATCCCTTGGGCTACGAGCTGTCGGCCGAACGGTGGAGTCCAGTCCAAAGCGTGGAAAAGATCTTGCTTAGCGTGGTCAGCATGCTGGCGG AACCCAACGACGAGAGTGGCGCCAATGTTGATGCGGCCATAATGTGGCGCGAGCGAAGGGAAGAGTTCAATAGTATCGCTCGACGTCTGGTGCGAAAAACACTCGGATTGGCAACATAA
- the LOC108157578 gene encoding WD repeat-containing protein 18, with product MGDAVEALFVSACSEENTTCSVQDLRTGTDLMKYKGGGNAQHHSLAMIGLNYVLAANTIKPLLHVWPINKQEQMSSLRFVLPGKANAMALTPDGAYLVVGIQESIYIWHMSTGRMLNTLSKHYQAITCLRFTDNGERFVSAGKDGAVLVWDLTFSVAPLDNGSQEGSEPLYSFNDHGLAVTDLHTGIGGIRSYLYTVSLDRCCKVYDLNGGIMLLSIVFPIALHSVVVNRMETSIYVGSAEGKSFVFHNWRAPRMKEYHLEEDDAQAFIGHTVGKPITSLALTMNAQLLVSGGEDKQVCVWDVTSRQLMKSIPQNGVITNLRIRLLSPAIFQPQHKQPQLFANSLKRMITPPDANDYIELLVTNEYPKARAKPKLNFDSCNLGPEDKKILQKMQHVNLGADDDDIEFDEEALKSTRQSSKVKDKDVALAVEEDFHKAHSNDPAVQKLIAENRRLKKKNEEVLQTMAKYLVDHSESGKGPPQRNRKKARKN from the exons ATGGGAGATGCTGTGGAAGCTTTATTCGTCAGCGCCTGCAGCGAGGAAAACACAACATGCAGCGTCCAGGATCTGCGCACTGGCACCGACCTAATGAAGTACAAGGGCGGCGGGAATGCCCAACACCACAGTCTGGCCATGATTGGGCTGAATTATGTTCTGGCAGCCAACACAATTAAGCCTTTGCTCCACGTCTGGCCTATCAATAAGCAGGAGCAGATGTCGAGCCTGCGATTTGTGTTGCCAGGCAAGGCCAATGCTATGGCCCTCACTCCAGATGGCGCGTACCTGGTAGTTGGAATACAGGAGAGCATTTATATCTGGCACATGAGCACTGGCCGCATGCTGAACACCCTCTCGAAACACTACCAGGCCATAACCTGTCTGCGCTTCACTGACAATGGGGAGCGCTTTGTCAGCGCCGGGAAAGATGGGGCCGTTCTGGTCTGGGACCTCACCTTCTCAGTTGCACCGCTAGACAACGGCAGCCAGGAAGGCAGTGAGCCTCTGTACAGCTTTAACGATCATGGCCTGGCTGTGACGGATCTGCACACTGGAATTGGTGGCATTCGCTCCTACTTATACACAGTGTCACTAGACCGCTGCTGCAAAGTATATGATCTAAACGGTGGCATCATGCTCCTCAGCATTGTGTTCCCAATAGCACTGCACAGCGTGGTTGTCAATAGGATGGAGACCAGCATTTATGTTGGCTCCGCCGAAGGCAAGTCGTTTGTGTTTCACAATTGGAGAGCGCCACGGATGAAG GAATACCATCTGGAGGAGGACGATGCTCAGGCCTTTATCGGCCATACGGTTGGAAAACCCATAACCTCCTTGGCTCTGACAATGAATGCCCAACTGTTGGTCTCTGGCGGTGAGGATAAGCAAGTCTGCGTTTGGGATGTTACGAGTCGGCAGCTCATGAAGAGTATTCCCCAGAACGGCGTGATCACTAATCTGAGAATCCGTCTTCTCAGTCCCGCCATTTTCCAGCCGCAACACAAGCAGCCACAATTATTCGCAAACAGTCTCAAGCGGATGATCACGCCTCCGGATGCTAATGATTATATTGAGCTGCTCGTCACCAACGAGTACCCCAAAGCACGTGCCAAACCAAAGCTAAATTTTGACAGCTGTAACTTGGGTCCGGAGGATAaaaaaatattacaaaaaatgCAGCACGTAAATCTGGGCGCCGATGACGATGATATTGAATTTGACGAGGAGGCGTTGAAGTCAACTCGGCAATCTTCCAAGGTTAAAGATAAAGATGTGGCTTTAGCGGTCGAGGAAGACTTTCATAAGGCCCATTCCAATGACCCTGCAGTACAGAAACTTATCGCCGAAAACCGACGACtcaaaaagaaaaacgaggAAGTGCTTCAAACCATGGCGAAGTATTTGGTAGACCATTCGGAAAGCGGTAAGGGTCCTCCACAGAGAAATCGCAAGAAAGCTCGTAAGAACTAG
- the LOC108157595 gene encoding UPF0184 protein CG14818 has protein sequence MSPKNNHDPTSSSDPGKANVQEADLQEMEDVNQSLDALSCALDAVEQRTDDIMSQLRELLSSNREIRRQLAEQKDKSGDQETADDDMNGQPNNDNVSK, from the exons ATGTCGCCCAAGAACAACCACGATCCCACCTCGTCCAGCGACCCGGGAAAAGCAAATGTGCAGGAGGCAGATCTACAAG AAATGGAAGATGTTAACCAGAGCCTGGATGCCCTCAGCTGCGCCTTGGACGCAGTTGAACAGCGCACCGATGACATCATGTCGCAGCTACGGGAGCTGCTAAGCTCCAATAGGGAGATCCGTCGCCAGCTCGCGGAGCAGAAGGACAAATCTGGCGATCAGGAGACTGCCGATGATGACATGAATGGACAGCCGAATAATGATAATGTATCGAAGTAA
- the LOC108157586 gene encoding COA8 family protein CG14806, mitochondrial, whose translation MCFKYQTRILLTQFNLPRCYATKQAPKGSRPVGLAHPPDPKTVSCDYIGPPDPQSNLRPYVRHYDENETDLAKKLRLTRIEVEAWNASFWTKHNKRFYEEKEDFIRLHKEAGTEDISADRMSEFYKTFLDKNWRIHMMYNLSWYLKNFDMLTLAFMVQVQKLLTRRKRRTGV comes from the exons ATGTGCTTTAAATACCAAACGAGAATATTGCTTACACAATTTAAC CTACCGCGATGTTATGCCACAAAGCAGGCACCGAAAGGGAGCCGTCCCGTTGGTCTGGCCCATCCGCCAGATCCGAAGACCGTCAGCTGCGACTATATAGGTCCACCAGATCCGCAATCGAACCTGCGCCCCTACGTGAGGCACTACGATGAAAACGAAACGGATCTGGCTAAGAAATTGCGATTGACGCGCATCGAAGTGGAGGCTTGGAACGCGAGTTTCTGGACCAAGCACAACAAACGATTCTATGAG GAGAAAGAAGACTTCATACGACTGCACAAAGAGGCTGGCACCGAGGACATCTCGGCCGATCGCATGAGTGAATTCTACAAGACCTTTCTGGACAAGAATTGGAGAATCCATATGATGTACAACCTCTCGTGGTATCTGAAAAACTTTGACATGCTCACATTGGCGTTCATGGTGCAGGTCCAAAAGCTTCTGACTCGCAGAAAGAGACGAACAGGAGTCTGA